In Leptotrichia hongkongensis, one genomic interval encodes:
- a CDS encoding dTMP kinase yields the protein MGKLIIIEGTDGSGKQTQTELLYEKLKEIKGDGKVRKISFPNYESRASEPVKMYLAGEFGKTAESVNAYAASVLYSVDRFASFKTEWEEFYNNGGIVISDRYTISNMIHQVPKISDKSEREIYLNWLIDLEWRKIAIPEPDVVFFLDIPFEFSQKLMKNRENKITGEKEKDIHEKDKNYLKNAYEVAKELSLKYKWNVISCVKDDKLRTIEDINDEMLKISLENI from the coding sequence ATGGGAAAATTAATAATTATAGAAGGTACAGATGGAAGTGGAAAACAGACACAGACAGAATTGCTTTATGAAAAATTAAAAGAAATAAAAGGAGACGGGAAAGTAAGAAAAATATCTTTTCCAAATTATGAAAGCAGAGCTTCTGAGCCTGTAAAAATGTATCTTGCAGGTGAATTTGGAAAAACAGCGGAAAGTGTCAATGCTTATGCGGCTTCTGTACTTTATTCAGTTGACAGGTTTGCTTCATTTAAGACTGAATGGGAAGAGTTTTACAATAATGGAGGAATTGTGATTAGCGATAGATATACAATTTCAAATATGATTCATCAAGTTCCTAAAATATCTGATAAATCTGAACGTGAAATATATTTGAACTGGTTAATAGACTTGGAATGGAGAAAAATAGCAATCCCAGAGCCAGATGTTGTATTTTTTTTAGATATTCCGTTTGAGTTTAGTCAAAAACTTATGAAAAACAGGGAAAATAAAATAACTGGAGAAAAAGAGAAGGATATTCACGAAAAAGATAAAAATTACTTGAAAAATGCCTATGAAGTAGCAAAAGAATTGTCATTAAAATATAAGTGGAATGTAATTTCCTGCGTTAAAGATGACAAATTAAGAACGATAGAAGATATAAATGATGAAATGCTAAAAATATCGCTGGAAAATATATAA
- the ilvC gene encoding ketol-acid reductoisomerase produces the protein MAGNILGTTVYYDADCDLSKLEGKKITVLGYGSQGHAHSLNLKEGGFDVTVGLRKGSKSWDEATEAGFTVKETADAVKGADIVMILIPDEIQADVYASDIAPNLKEGAYIAFGHGFNIHFGKIVPREDISVFMVAPKGPGHLVRRTFQEGSGVPCLVAVYQDAKGDTMEVAKAWASAIGGGRSGILETTFKQETETDLFGEQAVLCGGVVELMKVGFEVLTEAGYDPVNAYFECLHEMKLIVDLIYEGGLATMRSSISNTAEYGDYITGPKIITAETKEAMKQVLADIQSGKFANDFLADSKAGQPFLKEKRAEFSNHGVEKVGAELRKLMPWIKK, from the coding sequence ATGGCAGGAAATATTTTAGGAACAACAGTTTATTATGATGCTGACTGTGATTTGAGTAAATTGGAAGGTAAAAAAATTACTGTATTGGGGTATGGTTCACAAGGGCACGCACATTCTTTGAACTTAAAAGAAGGTGGATTTGATGTAACTGTTGGACTTAGAAAAGGTTCAAAATCTTGGGATGAGGCTACTGAAGCAGGATTTACAGTAAAAGAAACTGCAGATGCTGTAAAAGGTGCAGATATAGTTATGATTTTGATTCCAGATGAAATTCAGGCTGATGTATATGCATCTGATATTGCACCAAACTTGAAAGAAGGAGCATATATCGCATTTGGACACGGATTTAACATTCATTTTGGAAAAATTGTTCCAAGAGAAGATATAAGCGTATTTATGGTTGCACCAAAAGGACCTGGACACTTGGTAAGAAGAACTTTCCAAGAAGGAAGCGGAGTACCTTGTCTAGTAGCTGTTTACCAAGATGCTAAAGGAGATACAATGGAAGTTGCTAAAGCATGGGCATCAGCTATTGGTGGAGGAAGATCAGGAATCCTTGAAACTACATTCAAGCAAGAAACAGAAACAGATTTATTCGGTGAACAAGCTGTATTATGTGGTGGAGTAGTAGAACTTATGAAAGTAGGATTTGAAGTATTGACAGAAGCTGGATATGATCCTGTAAATGCTTACTTTGAGTGCTTACACGAAATGAAACTTATCGTAGACTTGATTTATGAAGGTGGATTGGCAACAATGAGAAGCTCAATTTCAAACACTGCTGAATATGGAGATTACATTACAGGTCCAAAAATTATAACTGCTGAAACAAAAGAAGCTATGAAACAAGTATTAGCAGATATTCAATCAGGTAAATTTGCAAATGATTTCTTAGCAGACTCAAAAGCAGGGCAACCATTCTTAAAAGAAAAAAGAGCAGAATTTTCAAATCACGGTGTAGAAAAAGTTGGGGCTGAATTAAGAAAACTTATGCCTTGGATTAAAAAATAA
- a CDS encoding FxLYD domain-containing protein, giving the protein MKKIIMIMGTALVLSSCGVVGAAGSIAGGTIKAAGTVTGAVIKTTGNIIGGIIGGNDGEIDAKGVKYKFSKAKVENDGNTTIVTGVLTNSGSRKENVTIEIPCFDKKGTKVGDAVDSTDSIDKNKKWEFRAVLNSGDVKACKVKDAYVNAQ; this is encoded by the coding sequence ATGAAAAAAATAATAATGATAATGGGAACGGCTTTAGTTCTTTCATCTTGTGGAGTTGTTGGAGCGGCAGGAAGTATTGCTGGAGGTACAATTAAAGCAGCTGGAACTGTTACAGGAGCAGTAATTAAAACTACTGGAAATATTATCGGCGGGATAATTGGTGGAAACGATGGAGAAATTGATGCAAAGGGCGTTAAGTATAAATTTTCTAAGGCGAAAGTTGAAAATGACGGGAATACAACAATTGTAACAGGAGTTTTAACAAATAGTGGAAGCAGAAAGGAAAATGTTACTATTGAAATCCCTTGCTTTGATAAAAAAGGAACAAAAGTCGGAGATGCTGTGGACAGCACTGACTCCATTGATAAAAATAAAAAATGGGAATTTAGAGCTGTTCTAAATTCGGGAGATGTAAAAGCGTGTAAAGTGAAGGATGCTTATGTAAATGCACAATAA
- a CDS encoding DNA alkylation repair protein, protein MDFNKLYEEMIQHKNEEQAQKMSKYMLNKFEYIGIKTPERRKIFKNFFKEYKNEEKIDWEFVNKCWENKYREFQYVAADFLKNKKDKLTIDDIPNLKQLILKKSWWDTIDNLDMTIGALALKDSNVNKILLEWSIDENIWLRRIAIDHQLLRKEKTNTELLEKILKNNLGQAEFFINKAIGWALRDYSKTNPEWVKNFIEKNKEKMTKLSIREASKYL, encoded by the coding sequence ATGGATTTTAATAAACTTTATGAAGAAATGATTCAGCATAAAAATGAAGAACAGGCTCAAAAAATGTCAAAATATATGCTTAATAAATTTGAATATATTGGAATCAAGACGCCTGAAAGACGCAAAATATTTAAAAATTTTTTTAAGGAATATAAGAATGAAGAAAAAATCGACTGGGAATTTGTAAATAAATGCTGGGAAAATAAGTACAGGGAATTTCAGTATGTTGCAGCTGATTTTTTGAAGAATAAGAAAGATAAGTTGACAATAGACGATATTCCAAATCTGAAACAGTTAATCTTGAAAAAATCGTGGTGGGATACGATAGACAATTTAGATATGACAATAGGAGCTTTGGCATTAAAGGATTCAAATGTGAATAAAATATTGCTGGAATGGAGTATTGATGAAAATATTTGGCTTAGAAGAATTGCGATTGATCATCAGCTTTTGAGAAAAGAAAAAACAAATACTGAATTACTGGAAAAGATTTTAAAGAATAATCTGGGGCAGGCTGAATTTTTTATCAATAAGGCGATAGGCTGGGCATTAAGAGATTATAGCAAGACTAATCCTGAATGGGTAAAAAATTTTATTGAAAAAAATAAAGAAAAAATGACAAAATTAAGTATTAGGGAAGCTAGTAAATATTTGTAA
- a CDS encoding DMT family transporter, whose product MDKSRKFMAVILALLAAIFYAINTPFSKVLLNKIPPTLMASFLYLGAGTGVGIMYLFRRKAEEKYKKLNKADLPYTVGMIVLDIAAPIFLMIGINIGSVSNASLLGNFEIVATTLIALLIFKEKVTSKLWIAIGFITISSIVLSFEGAESFQFSLGSLFVILATCCWGLENNCTRKISDKSTYEIVLLKGFFSGGGSFIVALILGERIPEIKYIIAALLLGFVAYGLSIFMYIRAQRDLGAAKTSAYYAIAPFVGTFLAFVVNGEKLTLVYFIGLIFMIIGSAVVVYDTMVKRHSHSHSHIIVHTHDGKTHTHIITHEHEHSHFISEKKHNHKHKNYINSIEHKLIHKKEL is encoded by the coding sequence ATGGATAAAAGCAGAAAATTTATGGCGGTAATTTTAGCACTGCTTGCGGCTATTTTTTATGCAATTAATACACCGTTTTCTAAAGTGCTTTTAAATAAGATTCCACCTACATTGATGGCATCTTTTCTATATTTGGGAGCTGGAACAGGGGTAGGTATTATGTACTTGTTTCGTAGAAAAGCCGAAGAAAAGTATAAAAAGTTAAATAAGGCAGATTTACCTTATACTGTTGGAATGATTGTCCTTGATATTGCGGCACCTATATTTCTGATGATTGGTATAAATATTGGTTCAGTTTCAAATGCTTCACTGCTTGGTAATTTTGAAATTGTAGCAACAACACTTATTGCTCTTCTGATATTTAAGGAGAAAGTAACATCAAAGTTGTGGATTGCTATTGGATTTATCACAATATCAAGTATAGTTCTTTCATTTGAAGGGGCTGAAAGTTTCCAGTTTTCATTAGGTTCATTGTTTGTTATATTGGCAACATGTTGTTGGGGACTTGAAAATAACTGCACTAGAAAAATCTCGGATAAAAGCACTTACGAGATTGTTTTGCTAAAAGGCTTTTTCTCTGGTGGTGGTTCATTTATAGTCGCCCTTATTTTGGGAGAAAGAATTCCTGAAATCAAATATATAATAGCTGCTTTGCTACTTGGATTTGTAGCATATGGACTTAGTATTTTTATGTATATCAGAGCACAAAGGGATTTAGGTGCTGCAAAAACCAGTGCATATTATGCTATAGCTCCATTTGTAGGAACTTTTTTAGCATTTGTAGTAAATGGAGAAAAACTTACTTTGGTATATTTCATTGGTCTTATCTTTATGATAATTGGTAGTGCAGTTGTCGTATACGATACAATGGTTAAACGTCACAGTCATAGTCATTCTCACATAATTGTTCATACGCATGATGGAAAAACACATACTCATATTATCACGCATGAACATGAACATAGTCACTTTATATCAGAGAAAAAGCATAATCATAAACATAAAAATTATATAAATAGCATAGAACATAAATTAATACACAAAAAGGAATTGTAG